Genomic window (Campylobacter sp. RM16704):
GAAATTTATATTATATTGCTTGCTTCTGTTGCTATTGTAGCAGTACTTAATCCTTTTGGCAACCTGCCTCAATTTTTAGCTATGACGGAAGGATTGGATGCTGATAAAAGAAAAAAACTTTTTAGAAATATTATCTATACAGCTTTTGGAATAGTTTTAGTTTTTTTACTCACTGGTCCTTTTATTATGAAGTATTTATTTAAAATTGATATTAATGATTTAAGAGTTGCCGGTGGTTTAATTTTAATAATCATGAGTACTAAAAACCTACTTTTTACGCCTTCAAGCAGTCAATTTCAACACTATCAAGATTTAAATCATAAAGAATTGCTAAAAAAAAGTATAGTACCTATGGCTTTTCCTATGCTTGTAGGCCCTGGAACACTATCAACTATTGTAGTTATTTCTGAAGATCATAATTTAAGCATAGCTATTGTTTCTGTATTACTTACATTTGCTTTTATATTTGTATTATTTCATTTTTCAGCTACTATTGAAAAAGTTATAGGAAAACTTGTGTTGTATGTTTTTTCTCGTATAGCTTTAGTTTTTATTATGGCAATGGGGGTAAAAATGATAGCTGTTGGAGTTCAAAATTATATCCAATCTAATTTAGGATAGATAAAAAAACTTTTTTGCAAAAATATTTCTTCATTAACATTGGTATTATCATTGGTTAATACACTCACATTTACGGCAATTATAGACTTAGCATTATCGTAGTTTTTGATAAATTTTTCGTTTATACATTCTCCTAAGGGGTAAACATAATCTATTTTAATTTTTGCATTATTAATCTCAAAATAAACATATTCTAAACATTCTTTACCTTCTAAATGAGCTTGATACAAAAAATATTTTGAGAGTTCTTTAGAATCATAAAGTAAAATTTTACTTTGGGTGTAAAGTATTAAATCTTTCATTATTCTAGGAGGGTAAGAAGAAAGTTTAATTATAAATAAAGACATAAAAGAAATAAATAATATAAAAAATATTGTATAAATCATAGCAAAAGATTTTTTCATATAAATATCCATTTAGTTAAGCATTCTTTTTGATTTTCTTCACAAAGTTTCACACTAAGGATTTCGTTTTCTTTTGCAATTTCAAATCTAGAAACATCTTTTATAAGCAAAAAATCATTTTTATGATAATTTAAATCATCTATTTGAATAAAAATACTTCCGTTTTTAAAATATATTTTTACATAAGCATAAATAACACTATATAATCCAGTAAATTTTTTTTCATCGATAAAAGAAACTTTATCTTCGTTGTTTATTTTAAATTTATATATTTTAGATTCTTTCAAACTATAGATATATAAAAAATCACTAGGATATATTTTTTGCTTTTTAATACTATGCATATCTTTATAATTACTAAAAATTCCTTTGGATATTCCATTTTCTATAGTATAAAAATTGCTTTTAGGACTAAAAAACATTTTGTCATTTTCTAAAATAATACCACTAAAATTTAATTTTTTTAAAGAAGTATCATAAAAAATATCATCATTTGCACTCAAATAACATTCAAAAGAATTATTAGTATATTTTAAATCAACACATGATTGATAAATTTTTTCTATACTAAGCAAAGCTTGATTTAAATCAAAAAAAATACCATTTGTTTTTTTTGATTTAAAACTATATTGATAAATTTGTACAACTGGAGAACTTAAAAGTATAAATAATACACCTAATATAACAACGCTAAATACAAGTTCTATTAAACTAAAAGTTCTTTTCATTGCCAAATGCATTTATATAAGTTAAATCTTTAGCTTGCAGGGATTTGATATTAAATTTATTACTTGAATATTCAAGTAAAATATATCCATTAACAACAATATCTCTTTTTTTGTAACTATTATTTTTTTTTAGAAGTTCTTTTTCTTCTTCGAAAAGTTGTTGGTTAAATTTTATAATCTTTTGTGGAGAATTTAGAAAAATAAAATAATAAAATCCAAAAACAAAAGATAAAATAACTATGCAAAAAACAAGCTCTAAGAGGCTGAAAGCTTGTTTCATTTTCTTACACTTGCTTCAAAAGCTTCAAAAAAAGCACCTCGTAAAGCCCTTTTTTCCAAAGCCTCAACTCCTTTTATAGTAATTCCAGCAGGAGAACATATTTTTTCTTTAATAATTGCAGGATGTGTATGAGCAAATAATGTTGAAAAACTTTCAAATGTTGCTTTTGCTAAATCATAGCTTAAATCATTTTTAAGTCCATTTCTAACACCTGCATTTGCTAAACTTTCTGCTACCATAGCTAAAAACGCTGGAGCACAACCACTTAAAATCATAGCAATATCAAATTCTTTTTCATTTTGAAGCAAAAAAGACTTACCAAAAGTATTTATAATTGATAAAATTTCATTTTCAAATATTTTTTTTTCCATCAAATAAGGGGTTGTAGAAGCTTTAAATTCTGCAGCTATATTTGGCATAATTTTTGCATAATTTTGTGCTTTAATACAATGTAATTGTTCAAAAGTAGTATTTGCTAAAACAGAAATAATAAATTTAGCTTTACCTTTTAATTTATTAGCTACTTCATTTAACGCATAAGGCTTAAAAGCTAAAATAATATTTTTATCTTTTAAATCAAAATTATCATAAGATACGACTTTTAAATTCAAGTGGTTGGTTTTTTTTATATCTCTAGCTACTATAATAACATTATAATCATCTTGCAAACCTTTTGCTATAGCACTAGCCATAGCACCATTTCCTAAAATATAAATTTCAGACATTATTTTGCTTGTTTAATAAAAGCCGAAATCTTTTCAGACTGAAAATAATTAGGATATTTTGCAGTGTCTAAAATCACTTGCACCAAAGATTTGTTGTCATAATTCATTACAATTGGTGCTAGGAAATTTACAGTAGATTCCTCCAATGGTTCATTAATTGCAACTATTACATATACACCAAAATTAGTTTTTTCATTTAATGCCAACAATTCTTGATAATAATCAGGAACTTCAAAATCATAATCAGGACGAATCATATAAGGATCTATCATTACAAAAGAGAAGTCTTTTCCATCAAGACTTTTAAGTCTGTAAAATACTTCATCAATTTTGTAAAAATTCATATTTTTTGTTTCTTCAAATCCCAATATAGGACATTTAACTTCTAAATTCATTTTGCCTCCTAAAATCTATTGACTAAGAAATTACAACACAAAAAGCAAAATTGGTTCCAATTTTTATTTTTTCTCCAATTAATGCTTTTTTATTATAATTTTAGTTTTGAAAATTAACAATTTCATAAACATAAAACACTATAATTATAATTTATATAATTTTACAAGGCAGCAATATGAAAAAACTTTTTATTTTTTCACTTATAGTAAGTTTATTTTTAGGAGCTTGTAGCTCTAAAAAAACAGAAGATTTATACAATCTAAGTTCTATGGAGTGGTATAAACAAATCATAAAAGATTTACAGGAAAAAAATCTCGAAGCAGCTGACAAACATTATACTTCTATGGCTGCTGAACATACAGCAGATCCTCTACTAGAACAAACTCTACTTATTTTAGCACAAGCTCATATAAGTGAGGAAGAATATGAAATGGCTAACTTTTATTTAGATGAGTATTTAAATAAATTTGGAGATTCCCAAAATATTGCATATATTAGATATTTAAAGATTAAAGCCAAATTTGATTCTTTTGCTGTTCCAAATCGCAATCAAGCACTTATGCTTAAAACCATAGAAGAGATCAAAGAGTATAATCAAAATTATCCTAATGTTCAATACAATGATTTAATAGATACCATGCTTACTAAATTTAACCTTGCGGTATTTTATCTTGATATAAGCATAGCCGAGTTATATAAAAAAAAGAATAGAGAACAAAGTTATGAAATTTATAAGGAAAAAATAGAAAATTCTGATTTTAATAAAATTGATATGATCAAACCAGAACTTCCATGGTATAGAAAAATATTTGAAGAAGGCATAATATAATGAAACTAGAAAATATGCAAAATTATCCAACAAAACTTCCTATTCTTGTGGAAGATGAATTATTTTTATATCCTTTTATGATTACTCCTATTTTTTTAAATGATATGCAAAATATTAAAGCATTAGATACTGCTTTACAAAATGATAGCATGATTTTTGTGGCACCCTCTAAAATAGAAGGTGGCCGTAACTTTGATGACATTTATGATTGTGGAGTAATAGGGACCATAATGAGAAAAGTTCCACTTCCTGATGGTAGAATAAAAATTTTATTTCAAGGTTATGCAAAAGCAAAAATAGTGGAAAAAATTTCTGATGAGCCTTTA
Coding sequences:
- a CDS encoding MarC family protein; translated protein: MFSDIESEIYIILLASVAIVAVLNPFGNLPQFLAMTEGLDADKRKKLFRNIIYTAFGIVLVFLLTGPFIMKYLFKIDINDLRVAGGLILIIMSTKNLLFTPSSSQFQHYQDLNHKELLKKSIVPMAFPMLVGPGTLSTIVVISEDHNLSIAIVSVLLTFAFIFVLFHFSATIEKVIGKLVLYVFSRIALVFIMAMGVKMIAVGVQNYIQSNLG
- a CDS encoding type II secretion system protein translates to MKRTFSLIELVFSVVILGVLFILLSSPVVQIYQYSFKSKKTNGIFFDLNQALLSIEKIYQSCVDLKYTNNSFECYLSANDDIFYDTSLKKLNFSGIILENDKMFFSPKSNFYTIENGISKGIFSNYKDMHSIKKQKIYPSDFLYIYSLKESKIYKFKINNEDKVSFIDEKKFTGLYSVIYAYVKIYFKNGSIFIQIDDLNYHKNDFLLIKDVSRFEIAKENEILSVKLCEENQKECLTKWIFI
- a CDS encoding pyrroline-5-carboxylate reductase — encoded protein: MSEIYILGNGAMASAIAKGLQDDYNVIIVARDIKKTNHLNLKVVSYDNFDLKDKNIILAFKPYALNEVANKLKGKAKFIISVLANTTFEQLHCIKAQNYAKIMPNIAAEFKASTTPYLMEKKIFENEILSIINTFGKSFLLQNEKEFDIAMILSGCAPAFLAMVAESLANAGVRNGLKNDLSYDLAKATFESFSTLFAHTHPAIIKEKICSPAGITIKGVEALEKRALRGAFFEAFEASVRK
- the fliW gene encoding flagellar assembly protein FliW, producing the protein MNLEVKCPILGFEETKNMNFYKIDEVFYRLKSLDGKDFSFVMIDPYMIRPDYDFEVPDYYQELLALNEKTNFGVYVIVAINEPLEESTVNFLAPIVMNYDNKSLVQVILDTAKYPNYFQSEKISAFIKQAK
- the bamD gene encoding outer membrane protein assembly factor BamD, whose protein sequence is MKKLFIFSLIVSLFLGACSSKKTEDLYNLSSMEWYKQIIKDLQEKNLEAADKHYTSMAAEHTADPLLEQTLLILAQAHISEEEYEMANFYLDEYLNKFGDSQNIAYIRYLKIKAKFDSFAVPNRNQALMLKTIEEIKEYNQNYPNVQYNDLIDTMLTKFNLAVFYLDISIAELYKKKNREQSYEIYKEKIENSDFNKIDMIKPELPWYRKIFEEGII